The following are encoded together in the bacterium genome:
- the melA gene encoding alpha-galactosidase — protein MAKISFIGAGSFGFTRALVKDILTYPLLRDATISLMDIDKERLEFIKRAVEKIIEVGKYPAKLEVTTDRKTSLKDADAVICTILAGGVHVWRYDIEIPKKYGVDFNVGDTRGAAGIFRALRTIPVMLDICKDIEKQCPDAIFLNYTNPMAMLCRAMQRKTSIKVTGLCHSVQGTAEMLAKWIGATMDQITYLCAGINHQAWFVEFKKDGKDAYPLIRKVVKNNKEIYQEEIVRNEMFLSLGYYVTESSGHNSEYNWWFRKRQDLIEKYCTYGTGWNPGKHAYILNEYLTREETWKNDIKKWLEEPISLERGHEYAASIINAWMGGEPFLFNGNLPNTGIIPNLPYGACVEIPVLADKRGFNSIYVGSLPPQCAALNNVNISSEEMAVEGALTGDAEMVYHAICYDPLSASVLSLAEIKKMVKEMFEKNKEYLPQFKHFRF, from the coding sequence ATGGCAAAAATATCATTTATTGGAGCAGGAAGTTTTGGTTTTACACGTGCCTTGGTAAAAGATATTTTAACTTATCCATTACTAAGAGATGCAACTATAAGTTTAATGGATATTGACAAGGAACGACTTGAATTTATAAAAAGGGCAGTAGAAAAAATTATTGAAGTGGGTAAATATCCTGCTAAACTTGAAGTTACAACTGATAGAAAAACATCGTTAAAAGATGCAGATGCAGTTATTTGCACAATTCTTGCAGGTGGTGTTCATGTCTGGAGATATGATATAGAAATTCCTAAAAAGTATGGAGTGGATTTTAATGTAGGAGATACAAGAGGTGCTGCTGGTATTTTTAGAGCGTTAAGAACCATACCTGTTATGCTTGATATATGTAAAGACATTGAAAAGCAATGTCCCGATGCAATTTTTTTAAATTATACTAATCCTATGGCGATGTTATGTAGAGCAATGCAAAGAAAAACATCTATAAAAGTTACTGGATTATGCCATAGTGTTCAAGGTACAGCAGAAATGCTTGCTAAATGGATAGGGGCAACTATGGACCAGATTACTTACTTATGTGCAGGAATTAACCATCAGGCATGGTTTGTTGAGTTTAAAAAAGATGGTAAAGACGCATATCCATTAATCAGAAAAGTTGTAAAAAATAATAAAGAAATATATCAGGAAGAAATAGTAAGAAATGAAATGTTTTTGTCACTTGGCTATTATGTTACTGAATCAAGTGGACATAATTCTGAATATAACTGGTGGTTTAGAAAGAGACAGGACCTAATAGAAAAATATTGTACTTATGGAACTGGTTGGAATCCAGGAAAACATGCATATATTCTTAATGAATATCTTACAAGAGAAGAGACATGGAAAAATGATATTAAAAAATGGTTAGAAGAACCAATTTCCTTAGAGAGGGGACATGAATATGCAGCAAGTATTATCAACGCATGGATGGGAGGAGAACCATTTTTATTTAATGGTAATCTTCCAAATACTGGGATTATTCCTAATCTCCCTTATGGTGCTTGTGTAGAAATTCCAGTTCTGGCTGATAAAAGGGGATTTAATTCAATATATGTAGGGTCACTACCTCCTCAATGTGCAGCACTAAATAATGTTAATATATCTTCTGAAGAAATGGCAGTGGAAGGTGCTTTAACTGGAGACGCTGAAATGGTATATCATGCAATTTGTTATGACCCTCTCTCAGCCAGTGTTCTTTCACTTGCAGAAATAAAAAAAATGGTAAAAGAGATGTTTGAAAAAAATAAAGAATATCTTCCCCAATTCAAACATTTCCGTTTTTAA